The sequence AAAATAACCGCCTTCGCCCAATTCAATAACGAAAACCTGGATGTAGAGACGGCGGGAAGAGTATTAGGCGGGATCTTCGACCGTCCGGCCAAAGAGATCACGATCGAAAAAATCCAGCGCAAAGTGGCGGATTATTTTAATATCAAGCCTTCGGACATCATCGGTAAGAACCGCTCCCGCTCCATCGCCCGGCCGCGCCAGATCGCCATGTTTCTCAGCCGCAAACTGACGCAGCATTCTTTCCCGGAGATCGGAACCTTCTTCGGCAATAAAGACCATACGACCGTGCTCTTCGCGTGCAATAAGATCGAAAAAGAGATGGATCGCGATCCCAAAGTGCGCTGCGCCGTCGAACAAATCAAAGATACGATTTCATTGATTAAATAATCTATACGGGGCATAAGATCCAGGGGCCGCGCTTCTCAGAAATGGGAAGCGCGGTTTTTCTTGAAGAGCTGATGCGGCCGGGATTTGGCGGTTAGAAAGGGGCGGAGATAATACCGTTTACCGTTTGATATGAGGCATTTGCCAACATCATGAATGGGAGGGCGAGGCTCAATGTCATTAAGTTAAGGTTTAGATCATTTTTTTATCAAAGAGAGATAAATGCAAAACATCTTGAAATTATTAGTCTTAGACAACCCCCTCCCAACCTCCCCCAACTTGGGGGAGGAGAAATGTTACCTTAACTTAATGACATTGGGGCGAGGCTCCCGCCGAACCGTATAGATCCAATGATTCGCCAGGAGGCGCATCCTCTCATCTTTTGAAACAAGAACAAAATAAAAATATTCTAATCCGAAGTTCCCCACCTCAAAAGTCATAAGTATATAATACTCTGGGAGATAAGCCCAAACGAGAGGTTGATTACTGGGTACAAAAGACGGGTGGCAAGGGGAAAGGTATTTTCTGCCCTTGATTTATCTGAGTTTAATTCAAGGGCAAAAACGACTTTGCCCTTGCCGCCCCGCCAAATATTAACTTCATTTTTTAGGTTTCATAGGTGAAAACTATCTTTATATCGACGCCGCGACTCTCGCTTCCCTTGGGGCGTCGGCGTGTATAGCCATATAATCGTTAATATTCATAAAATCAGCGAGAACAATCAAACAGTAGAATATTTGATGGGTTGAACGATGCGACCCATCCTACGATTTGACAAGCATTGTTAGGAGTTTTTAACATGACCCAATTTCCGCGAATGGCGGTTGCCATTCAGCAATTCGATCGAACGAAAGTGCAATCCACAGATGCCGCCCTGGCGCAGACTTTCGCCGAGGCGGAATTCTCTACTTTGCCCCTGCAAGGGAAAAAGATCGCCGTCGCCGTTGGCAGCCGCGGCATTTCTTCCATCGCCGCTATTGTTAAAAATACGGTGGAAACTTTGAAGCGGGCGGGCGCGATTCCCTTCGTCATCCCCGCGATGGGTTCGCATGGCGGCGGGACGGAAGCGGGGCAGGCGGGTCTCTTGGCGAATTACGGCGTTGCTTCCGATCGCATCGGCGCGCCTGTGGACGCCTCCCTCGAAACTGTCCCTTTAGGCGAAACGCCCGATGGCGTCCCCGTGTATATCGCCCGCTCCGCCTGGCAAGCGGACGGCGTAATCTTAATCAACCGCATCAAGCCGCATACGGATTTTCACGGCGATTTCGAAAGCGGCCTCATGAAGATGATCGCCATCGGACTCGGCAAGATTCACGGCGCTAACGCCTTCCACAGCCGCACCCATCTTTTTCCCTCCAGCGAGATGATTCGATCCATCGCTCGCGTCGTCCTGGCGCAGGGGAAAGTGCTCGGCGGCGTCGCCATTTTGGAAAACGCTTATCACGAAACCGCCCGCTTGGAATGGGTTCCCGCCTCGCGCATGGAGGAGCGGGAAAAAGTCCTGCTTCCCGAAGCCAAAAAACTAATGCCGTCGCTGCCGGTGGAGAAAGCGGATATTTTGCTCATCGACGAAATCGGCAAAAACATCAGCGGCACCGGCCTCGATCCCAACATCACCGGACGATGCTACCGCCTCAATTCCGTCTGGCAGGAGAAGCCCGACATCACCCGCATCGTAGCGCTGGATTTAACCGACGACTCGCACGGAAACGCCGTCGGCATCGGCTTGACCGATTTCTGCCATCGCCGCATTGTAGATAAGATGGACCGCATGGCGACCTATCTCAACGCCATCATCTCCCGTAACACGCCCAACGCCGCCATTCCTATGTATTACGATAATAGCCGCGAGCTATTGGAGCATGTCATGCTCTCCATAGGCGAGAGCGTGCGCCCGGAACAGATGCGGCTCTTGCGCATTCGCAATACGCTTGATATCGAACGGATTCTAGTCTCCGAAGCCTTGGTTCCCGAATTGCGGAATCATCCGCAGATCGCTTCTCTTTCGGAATTGCGGGAAATGGAATTCGATTCCCGCGGCGATTTGATCGAACTGCGCCGCATGAATTTTTAAAAAGAAGCGGGGAGTGAATGGTGGTGGGCTACGCTTCGCTTTTAGCCCACCCTACTAATAGGATTGATCGAAAAAATGGATAACGCCGCCAACGCCCAGCCGCCCATTCCCGCTTTCCGCGAACCGCCGCAAAGTCTACTTTCGTCCTTGCGCTTTTTGGGGCCGGGATTCATCCTCTCGGCGTCCATCGTCGGCTCCGGCGAATTGATTATGACCACAACGCTGGGCGCCAAGGCGGGCTTCGTTCTGTTGTGGGTGATTCTTTTGGGATGCCTGGCCAAGGTAGCGGTGCAATTGGAATACGGCCGCTATTGCATCAGCCACGGACGCCCCTCGTTTCAAGCCTGGAATTCCTCGCCCGGCTTCAAACTCTTAGGCGTCCATTGGACGATGATCGTCACGCTGTTCTTTCTCATCGCCACCTTCGCGGGACAGGCGGGCGTTCTGGGTGGTTCGGCGCAAGTGGCGGCGTATGTTTTTCCCACTATTCCTTTATGGGTATGGATTATAGCCATCGCTATTACGCTTTCTTTGCTGGTATTTCATGGCCAATACGGCCCGGTGGAATTCGTAGCGGCGGCGCTCAACTTCATTTTCATATCGACGATTCTCTATTGCGTCGCGTCGATCCAAACGACGCCTTACGCTTTCTCTCTCGCTGATTTGGGACAGGGACTTTCTTTCCGCTTGCCCGCTGGAACCATGCCCTTCGCCGTAGCAGCTTTCGGCATCACCGGCGTCGCTTCCGGCGAAATCTGCATGTATCCCTATTGGTGCATCGAAAAGGGCTATGCCGCCTGGACCGGCCCGCGCGACGGTTCGCCCGAATGGACGCGGCGCGCTAAAGGCTGGATCCGCGTCATGAACGTGGACGCCGCCGCCTCGCTGATCGTCTATACTCTCGCCACCTGCGCATTTTACATCCTGGGAGCGTCAGTGCTGCGCAATCAGCCCAAACTCGCCGACGGCAACGAATTCGTCCTGCAACTCTCCAGCATCTTCACGGAAGTGCTAGGGCCGGGTGCCCGCGGCGTTTTCATGCTCGGCGCTTTTACGGTGCTCTTCTCCACCATCTTCGCCAATACGGCGGGATTTTCTCGCTTGTGGACCGACATGTTCGCCGTCTGCGGCCTGTTCAACGTCGAAGATCGAAAAAGCCGCCTGCTTTCCATCTTCGTCATGGCCTGGATTTTCCCCGCCGTGTGCGGATTGATTTACTTGACAGTGCAAAAATTGCTCATCCTGATTGTCTTCATGGGCATCATCAATTCCCTCTTCCTGCTAGTCGTCGCCTGGCAGGGAATCGTCTTCCGTTATTATTACACCTACGAAGAATTGAAGCCGTCGCGCGCCTATGATATTGCGCTATGGGTAAGCATTCTATCCATCGCCTTCATGGCCTGGCGGGCGTTTATGGCGATATTTCAATAAATCGTATTTTACGCGTGGGAGCGCGGGCGTCCCGCCCGCAAATGGGTAGAATGGTTCTTTTCTTCTTCCAGAATCTCGTCCCAGATCATTTCGAATACGTTTTGCAGTTCTTTTTGGGCTTCCAAAGGAGTTTTTCCCAACGCATGACAACCTGGAATGGCGGGAATATGGGCGACGAAAGCGCCAATGCCGTCAGGACGGATTACTATCGTATAATCTTCATAGTTCACGATCCTTACCTCTTCGTTTTGTTTGTTATCATATCGAATTTCTCCCCAAAATTTATGGCTTCTGCAAATAATTTTATTGCTATTCGTTGAGCGTATACCAAAAAAATATTGATGGTTGATAATATAATACCAACATGCATTGAGATTGTTGTTTTCAAAATTCCTCTCCCAAGATTGGGAGAGGTTAGGTGAGGGTTGATATTATTAGGCTTATATTTCCCTCTCCCTAACCCTCTCTAAAAGGGCGAGGGAATTTATAAGCTGCAATTTTAACGCAGATTGGTATAATAGATTAAGAAAAAATACTCTTGACATGTATCCACAAAACGTGTACATATAAATTAAGGAATTCGAATGGGACGAAAATAAAAACCGCGCCAACATAGAGAAGCATGGCATCGACTTCAAAATGGCGGCGGGAGTGTTTTTATAGGAACATAGGATCAAAAAAATCTCCCTCTGCCGATGAAGATCGATGGCTGGCAACGGGAATTTTTGAAAGAAGACGTATCACCGTCGTTTTCACGATGCGGAAAGGAAGATGGCGGATCATTTCGGCGAGAAGGTCGCGGAGAAATGAATGAGAAGCGGCAAAAAGAAAAAATCGTCCGCATGAGTTCGGAAGAAATCAAACAGGCGCATCGCCGGGGCGACTTCGGCGAAACCGACTGGAAGCGTTTGGACGCCATGACGGATAAAGAGTTAGAAGAGGCGGTTTCGAACGATCCTGACGCCGCCCCACTGGTTGATCCCTCATTTTGGCAAGACGCCAAAGTAGTTATGCCTGAATCGAAAATGGACATCCATATCAGGCTCGATCCCGATATCGTGGCTTTTTTCAAGAAAGGCGGGCCAGGCTATCAAACCCGGATGAACGCCGTCTTGCGTACCTACGTCGAAGCTCATAGAGATGAACATTCATGAAAATGCAGTTGATGGTTCCGAGCGAAATCCCGCCCAAATATCCCTTTTCCTCTTTGAATCTATGATCCATTATCGGGAAATCAAAACAGTCTGTTTTCAGTATATGGCTAGAAATTGCATAAAAGCATTACTCCAGGGAAAGATGAGCGGCAGGCTCGTCTTTCCCTTCGGCAAGAATGCGAAGAATTTACGAGGCAGCTGTTTTCAAAAAATCGTCCACTGATCGACGCTGGTCAGCTGCCCAAATGCCCAAGCGACGACATTATCGAGCAATTTGACGCCGTTGGCGTTCAACAGAGCTAAGGTTCGAGTTCCTGGAACTCCACCGTAATCGGCGACTGGATTAACGTCGGAATAGCCAAGGAATACCCAGTTTGCCTGGCTTGTTCCGCCATTATCAAGGCTAGTCCCCTTTTCAACGACAATCAAAATCGGAACATTTTCAGGAAGTTCAGCGCCGGAAGCCGATTCATCGATTGATGTCGGCAACACTGCCAGTACTTCGCCCACTCCGTGCAGGAGGTCTGGATTGGTCACGGTCCCAAAGGTTGCCACTGCCGGTTTGCCCGTAGCTTCATCATTGATGGTGACGATAAACTCAGCGGGAAGCCCCTGGGCGATGGGATGATTCGTATTCACAAACTTGATAGTGGAATCCAAATTGGAAGCCCCTCCGGTGAAGGAGGACTGGCCGTTAGTCAAACCCATATCGTCCAACAAATAAAATTCCGTGCAGATAACCGGTTTTTTTGAATTTTTGTAATCCGCGGCGATGGAACCGGAGCCTAACGCTTCCGAGATAAAAATCAAATCATTGGCCGCTTGTACATCGGCGGGGACGTCGCTGGCGGAGTTGTAGATATTGACCAGATGCCCCAGATCCTTTTCCAAATGAAGAACCAGCCATTGCAAACCAGGTTCCATATCGGCCATGGTTTCCAGAAGAAATTCTTTGTCTTCGGGATAGTTGATGGGATCCTCCCCCATCAAAAACAGGGTAGTCGGTATGAGTAATGCGATGTTGGAGCACCATCCACATTGTTGGAAACTGAGCGATAGAATTACGGCAATTAAAATTCGCAAAAAAACTTTCACGGTCTTCTCCTCCTTCTTTGTACGTGTTTCTCTAGTATTCATTCGCTAGATCAAACGATCTTCACTATACCGGATTCAAAACCACTTTCAACGGATAATTCTTAATTTTTTATTCTCAATTTTTGGATTATCCCAAATGAGGATAGATCTAATCGCGCATCAAACCGCTGCGTCTAAACAATAAAGCGCATTTATGAATATGGATACTCGAATTTAAATTATTTGACAGCTCGAACCGTATAGTTTATGCTTGCCGATAAGATCGTTGGATTGCCACCTCGATGGCGGCTCCCTTGAGGTTCCAGGTATGGTTGCGCTTCGTTTCAATCACATCGCGCCGCATTTCTTTTCCTCGGATGTTGCGCGTTCGAAAGAGTTCTACGAAGGCGTCTTGGGCTTTTCACTTGACTATAGCAATGGCGAGCCGCCCTCTTACATAGTCATGCGCCGCGACGATGTCTATTTGCACTTGAGTTGTCCCGGTCCCTACGGAGTTCCGAAAAACGCTGGAGCCGCGTTCGTCGCCGTCGCCGGCGTGGAATCTTTATGGGAGCAAGCGAGCGCTTGGCCTAAATGCATAGCGGATCCATTGAAGGATGCGGACTACGGCGGCGGAGTTCGGTTCAAGGCGTTCGCCGTGCAAGATCCAGACGGGAATCTGCTGCGTATCGGCGAGCCGCTGCCTTATCGCTAATGGCATTTGCGCGCATCTATCTCAAACTAAAACTCACCGATCTTTTCTTTTCACCGATCGAGGAATTCACGCCGCTGGGAGATGGATGCGGCAACGGGCGCCTTGGTTAGGCTCGCTATCCACGTCGATCCACCCTTGATGGTCTTTAATAATACCGAACGCGCTAGCCAGGCTTAATCCGGTTCCCTCCCCTACTTCTTTCGTTGTATAGAACGGATCGAAGATGCGGCTCAAATCGTCTTTGGATATGCCGATCCCATCGTCTTGGATGGCGATGACGACATGCGGCCCTGCTTTGATGTCCGTATTGATTTGCGCCAATTGGGGGTCGATCGACTCCAAGGCGGTTTCTACATGAATATGCCCCGGTGATGACGGATTCTGCGCCAACGTTTTTTCGATGGCGTCTTTGGCGTTCATGAGAATATTCATCAATACGATTTTCAAACGGACGGAATCTACGGATACGTCCGGCAGACCGTCCGATAGATTCAGCGTGATGGTTATGCCCGGCCGGACGTTTTGCCGGAATAACTCGTAGATCTCCGTAACGATGGGATTAATCTGCGCCGGTTCGCGGTTGATTTTGGAGATGCGGCTGAAATACAGCAGTTCTTTCACCAGTTCCGAAGCGCGGTTGGCGGCTTTCAAGGAATTCTCGACGTATTTGGTTATGTCCTGATGGTTCCGGTTTTGAATCATCGTCAGATTGCCGATCACGCCCGTCAGGAGATTGTTGAACTCGTGAGCCGCCCCTCCCGCCAATCGGCTTATCGCCTCCAGCCGCTGCGAATACTGGATATGCTGCTCGATGAACTGTTGTACGCTTCGTTGTTTGTCTTCAATGAGATCGTATTTTTTTTGCAGAAGGGCGAAACCCAAGTAACCCGCCATGAGGGGAACACCCGCCGCCGCCGCTGGATAATCGATCCCAACATCGATTCCATATCGAAGAAATAGCAGCAACAGCGCATAGTAAACGAATTGCGCCGCCGCGTCGCGCCGATCGTTCCATACCGATATCCGAATCATGTGAGCGGCGCATAATACCGGTAGAATCAGGAGTCGCGGATTATAAAAACCGATGAATAAACAAACCAATGCGGGACTAGAGAAGGAGACATATTTCTTGACGGCGGAAGAGCCGCGTTCGTACAAATAAAACACGGATTCCAGAACAGCGAATATCATGATGAAAACAACGGCGTCGATATTCGCTTTTGCGCTTAACAAGACGGCGATGGCGGCTTGATAAATGCAGAATTTAGCCCATTCCGGCCAAAATTTCCGATTGGTAATCGTCATCCGATCCCGCGCGAAAAAATAAAGCAGCAAACACCACCATGATAAAGACAGTATCATTCCCAACGCCAAAATCCGCAAAAAAAGGGGTTGCGCGAATTGAATACCATCTAAACTTAAATGGATATCTTGGTCTGGCGGAAAGACAAAGAGAAATTCCTTGACCTCCGGTATATCGAACTGTTCGTTTCCTGGTTTCCCTTTGGGGAAATAATTTCGATTTAAGGTAAATATTGATAACGGAAGATTGATTGTCTGCCAGATATTGGATTCCAAATGAATTACTTGCTGCCAATTTTCCGGAATAGGATTGGCGGGTGTTTCCGCCTCGGCGAACATAACGGGAAATGTCAATGGAGGCCCATTGTTTCTAATTTGGAAAACTACCGTATCGCGAGCGGTTAAAAAATTCTTTTTGAAAATACTCTTACTAACTCCCGACCACCCGCCGCCGGATTTTTTCGCAATCGAAAGCA comes from Candidatus Omnitrophota bacterium and encodes:
- a CDS encoding lactate racemase domain-containing protein, encoding MTQFPRMAVAIQQFDRTKVQSTDAALAQTFAEAEFSTLPLQGKKIAVAVGSRGISSIAAIVKNTVETLKRAGAIPFVIPAMGSHGGGTEAGQAGLLANYGVASDRIGAPVDASLETVPLGETPDGVPVYIARSAWQADGVILINRIKPHTDFHGDFESGLMKMIAIGLGKIHGANAFHSRTHLFPSSEMIRSIARVVLAQGKVLGGVAILENAYHETARLEWVPASRMEEREKVLLPEAKKLMPSLPVEKADILLIDEIGKNISGTGLDPNITGRCYRLNSVWQEKPDITRIVALDLTDDSHGNAVGIGLTDFCHRRIVDKMDRMATYLNAIISRNTPNAAIPMYYDNSRELLEHVMLSIGESVRPEQMRLLRIRNTLDIERILVSEALVPELRNHPQIASLSELREMEFDSRGDLIELRRMNF
- a CDS encoding Nramp family divalent metal transporter, whose translation is MDNAANAQPPIPAFREPPQSLLSSLRFLGPGFILSASIVGSGELIMTTTLGAKAGFVLLWVILLGCLAKVAVQLEYGRYCISHGRPSFQAWNSSPGFKLLGVHWTMIVTLFFLIATFAGQAGVLGGSAQVAAYVFPTIPLWVWIIAIAITLSLLVFHGQYGPVEFVAAALNFIFISTILYCVASIQTTPYAFSLADLGQGLSFRLPAGTMPFAVAAFGITGVASGEICMYPYWCIEKGYAAWTGPRDGSPEWTRRAKGWIRVMNVDAAASLIVYTLATCAFYILGASVLRNQPKLADGNEFVLQLSSIFTEVLGPGARGVFMLGAFTVLFSTIFANTAGFSRLWTDMFAVCGLFNVEDRKSRLLSIFVMAWIFPAVCGLIYLTVQKLLILIVFMGIINSLFLLVVAWQGIVFRYYYTYEELKPSRAYDIALWVSILSIAFMAWRAFMAIFQ
- a CDS encoding type II toxin-antitoxin system HicB family antitoxin; translation: MVNYEDYTIVIRPDGIGAFVAHIPAIPGCHALGKTPLEAQKELQNVFEMIWDEILEEEKNHSTHLRAGRPRSHA
- a CDS encoding BrnT family toxin produces the protein MASTSKWRRECFYRNIGSKKSPSADEDRWLATGIFERRRITVVFTMRKGRWRIISARRSRRNE
- a CDS encoding BrnA antitoxin family protein; its protein translation is MNEKRQKEKIVRMSSEEIKQAHRRGDFGETDWKRLDAMTDKELEEAVSNDPDAAPLVDPSFWQDAKVVMPESKMDIHIRLDPDIVAFFKKGGPGYQTRMNAVLRTYVEAHRDEHS
- a CDS encoding glyoxalase superfamily protein, coding for MVALRFNHIAPHFFSSDVARSKEFYEGVLGFSLDYSNGEPPSYIVMRRDDVYLHLSCPGPYGVPKNAGAAFVAVAGVESLWEQASAWPKCIADPLKDADYGGGVRFKAFAVQDPDGNLLRIGEPLPYR
- a CDS encoding ATP-binding protein, giving the protein MGRHISKLLFAVSIGLFFLSESALIYRVWMREKEILPFFDPNIEALGLESSIYTWGQGAAGTPQLEILEDDEIPGQRLLSIAKKSGGGWSGVSKSIFKKNFLTARDTVVFQIRNNGPPLTFPVMFAEAETPANPIPENWQQVIHLESNIWQTINLPLSIFTLNRNYFPKGKPGNEQFDIPEVKEFLFVFPPDQDIHLSLDGIQFAQPLFLRILALGMILSLSWWCLLLYFFARDRMTITNRKFWPEWAKFCIYQAAIAVLLSAKANIDAVVFIMIFAVLESVFYLYERGSSAVKKYVSFSSPALVCLFIGFYNPRLLILPVLCAAHMIRISVWNDRRDAAAQFVYYALLLLFLRYGIDVGIDYPAAAAGVPLMAGYLGFALLQKKYDLIEDKQRSVQQFIEQHIQYSQRLEAISRLAGGAAHEFNNLLTGVIGNLTMIQNRNHQDITKYVENSLKAANRASELVKELLYFSRISKINREPAQINPIVTEIYELFRQNVRPGITITLNLSDGLPDVSVDSVRLKIVLMNILMNAKDAIEKTLAQNPSSPGHIHVETALESIDPQLAQINTDIKAGPHVVIAIQDDGIGISKDDLSRIFDPFYTTKEVGEGTGLSLASAFGIIKDHQGWIDVDSEPNQGARCRIHLPAA